The following is a genomic window from Sutcliffiella horikoshii.
TTCAGTCTCATGTAACAGCTCGTGACATGCATGTCATGCCTACTAAGCAATTGGTGGTTGGGGATATGAGTCAGGAAGAGATCGACGCTATTTTGGAAAGTGAAGTAGAAGAGGAAGAGCATGATGATAGTGAGGACAGTGGGCATCATCATTAAAAAAGAACCGAGGGGACAGGCACGCCGACCCACATTAGGGGGCTGGGGTGCCTGTCCCCTTAAATTTTTTCCATTCTTGTAGGAATAATTGAATTTTTTCTAGTAGAAATCCTTTACTATGTTAATAGAACATAGTGAAGGAGGTCAACTTACATACATTATATTAATCTCTAAACCTAGCAATCAATCGTTGTCGTAGCTGCAGTTTGATTTGAACAAGTCATTCAAAAAATTATTGTGGTTGGGAGAGATGGGAAGATGGTAAATGCGTATCAGAAGATGTTGGTATTCAGTTTTACTTTAATGCTTGGGATGGTATTGTCATTGGTCGCGGCAGAAGAAGCGTCCGCTTATAACTGGACGAGGACGTTAAGTGAGGGCTCTAGTGGTACGGATGTAAGAGAATTGCAGATCCGGGTAGCAGGCTGGGCAGCTGATTCACCGCAACAAACAGTAGTCAGTGTGGATGGTCAGTTTGGACCGGGTACGAAAGCTGCGGTCATCCGATTTCAACGTGCTTACGGATTGACGGCAGATGGAGTAGTTGGACCACAGACACAAGCAAAGTTAAATGAATTAGAATCACCAAATGGAACGAAACACTTCAGTTACAGCGAATTTTATTCTAAAGACGGAAGCGGGTTCAACGGCGGGAATGTATCAGCAACAACCGTTCGCGAAAATGTACGCCGTATGATGTACAAGCTTGAGGCAATCCGAGTGAAAATTGGAAACCGTCCAATGAATGTCAACTCCGGTTTTAGAAGCATCTCTCACAACCGCAATGTCGGCGGAGCTTCCAACAGCCAGCACACCTATGGGATTGCTGCAGACATCAGCGTATCTGGTGTGAGCACTACCACTGTACGCAATGCTGCGAAAAGTTCCGGATTTAGCGGGATCTACAGCGAAGGCAGCTTTACACATATGGATAGCCGAGTGGAATATCCTTATGGTACGCAGTATTGGTGGTGGGAATAAAAGTCAAAGAAGAGTACATATCCGGATATCGGATATGTACTCTTTTTATTCTACATCTACAAGAGGATTGTAAAGTTCAGATGAAATAAAATTTTCTTCGAATAGTATATATGGGTGTGTTTCGAATAGAATGGTTTGAAGTTGTATCGGCATTTGCTCTGCTTCATATGCACAGATTAATGGGAAGGATAGGCTTATCACTTTTTCATCTGCAGTTCGCTCAATATCTTCTATTAAATGTATGGGATCTCCTACTGAAGCCCATTCTACATGTGACCATGTTCGGAAAGAGAGATTTTTGTCCACGTAAGGTTGTACTGTTTTATTAAAGTATTCTAATATTGCAGGGGGTTGATAGCTGCCATTTGTAAAATAAAAATCAAAGTTATTCACCCGGTGTAAAAACTTAAATTGCTCAAATGTTAACCTGTTACTCAGTTCTCTATAAATCAATCGATAATTACGCTCATTTTCAATTAGAATCACATAATCTCCAGCCATTATGCCATTCAACACAAAATCTACAACTGTACTTATGTACTTCTTTAACCCAACATAAGGATACAGAACATGAACACTTCTCTGCTCCTCAAACAGTTGATACATTTTGCTATGCAATCGGACCACCCCTTCGTTTACGAGTAACTAGTAATATATATTTTACTTGATATATGAATAGAAAGCGAAATAATTATTTCTATTAAATGTAAATATTAGAGAAGGATTTTAAAACCACTTTATGGAAATGTATAGAGTGTGCTGATTAAGAATGGAGGAAAACATATATGCCATTTGCCATTATTGTATTGGTTTTATCAATAGGAATAGGTATCGTACTGAGCCGTAAATACGAAAATAGAGCATTAATCATTTGGGGACTTATAACCATGCTATCCATTGCTCCATTCTTCAGTTGGATTGTTGCGATTCTTGTTGGAGTGAGTGTAGGGGATGGTTTTGCTGCAGTGGCAGTCATGTGGCTAATGGCCCCTGCATTGTTCTTGATAGGAGTGGGGATGGTTGGTGCTGGGGTGTATAAGAAAGTGACCGGGGAGAATCTCTAGGGGGATGGGATCAATTTTATGGAATAATTAAACCAATTTTAGTCCAAAATTCCCTTCTGAAAATGGGTTTGGACATTTTTTGATTAGCTTTGGACATTTGAGTTGCGTCTTAGAAGGTACTTCGGCCATTTAAATTGGTCCTTCGGTCAAGAAATTCAAGTGTTTGGTCATTTGAAAATTTGGTTCGGTCAACTTTCCAAAATCTTCGGTCAAACTCGGAGAATCTTCGGTCAACTTTCAAAAAACTTTGGTCAAAATCACGAAAACTTCGGTCATTTACGAAAATGGCAGTTCGAGGGAGGATGAAAAAAATGAAAAATATTGATAAAAGAAGCCGTTTGGATGAATCACCTTTCAGCTACCGCATCTCAAAGGATAATACCATTTTCCTTGATTATGAAAACCGACAAGTAAAAATCCTGAAAGGAAAAGAAGCGAATAAATTCCTAGAGCGGATGGAAGCTGCGGATGATGATAAAGCTAAGCAATTGATAATGGCAAAAATAACTGGAAATTTCAAAAGAGGTAATGAGCGAAGTGCAAACTCTGATAAATAAAAAAAAGTATGCAATAGGGGAGGGGTTCAAAATTGAATCCAAAAATACGTTGGTTAGTTTCTATTTCACTGGCAATTCTTACGATTTTATTAATTTCAGAAGGTCTCCATCTTTGGTCATACGGTTCAGATGTTGATGGAAACGGTATTGGTGTGTATTTTTTAGGACTGGAGATTAACGACAGAGTATTAGAAGCGACCATACCAACTTATGCAATTGGGTTCTTTATTGCAGGATTGTGTACATGGCTAATGAGTATAACTAATTTAACAAAATTACTATTAAAGTCAACTTGAAAAAGCAACAAAGGGTTTGTTGTCATGGGGACTGCAGGGGGATAACACGTAACACATAAGTTCCAGAACTTTTTTCTGAATAGTATGATATAGTAATATTTGTAAAGATAAGCGGCATCGGAGCAGTTCCGGTGCTTTTCTTTTATGTGTTGAAAAGAGAAAAGGGTGGTCGTATGTCTTCATGGAAGTACCCCCTCTTATTGATTGCCGGAATCGGCGTATCTTATTTGGGGAGCTGGATTTACTTAATTGCATTAAATATATCCATTTTAAATATGACAGGTTCAGCAGCGGCCGTTGCGGGCTTATACATAATCAGGCCAATCGCCATTTTACTGACCAATATGTGGGCCGGAAGTGTCATTGATAGAGTGAACAAAAGAAAGCTCATGATATGGGTGGATGTAGCACGTGGAGGACTAGTGTTTCTCATCCCATTCATTGATTCACTCTGGACTATCTACTTTATTTTGTTAGTTATCAATATGGTCGGGGCATTTTTTGGACCAAGTTCTTCTGTGTACATAACGAAACTTATTCCGGTCAGCGAACGTAAAAGATTTAACTCGTTATTAAGCATGACAAGCTCAGGTGCGTTCCTTTTGGGGCCGGCCATTGCAGGATTTCTCATCATGTATGTGAGTACCGACATATGTATTTTGATCAACGCAGTGACGTTCTTAGTATGTGCATTCTTCATTTTCCTGCTGCCGGATGTGGATGAGAAGGTTGAAAACAAACGGGAACCGATCCGCCTGCAAACTCTAATGGACGATTGGAACGTGGTCAAGGACTTCTCAATGAAAGCAAGATTTTTTATCACTGTTTATCTACTGTTCCAATCCGCTATGTTACTTGGATTTGCTTTGGATTCGCAAGAGGTGACTTTTATCAAACAAGTCCTGGAATTGTCTGACCGTGATTACGGGCTAATCGTAAGTTTGACGGGTCTCGGGGCCTTGGGCGGTGCGTTTGTGTCGGCTTTGGTAGCAAAAAAAGTATCATTAAAAGTTTATTTAGGAGTTGGGATGCTTCTAACTTCTGTGGGATATGTAGCCTTTTATGCTTCTTACGACTTTTTTACTGCTACTGCTGCCTTTGTATTCCTCGGCTTTTTCATGGCATTTGCCAATGCAGGGTACGCGACATTTTTCCAAAACACTGTCCCTGTTGATATCATGGGGAGGTTCGCTAGTATTGCAGAGATGTTCCAAGGGATGGTGCAAATAGCACTTACGCTGCTCCTCGGATTTGCAGCTGAGGTGTTCTCCTTGCAATTTGTTTGCCTGATATTTTCAGGTGTTTCCACCGTTTTTGCATTGGTTTTATTAATTGCCATTATAAGACCCTCGAAAGCAAGCTATTTTAGGGAAGAAGTTTCTGTTTAACTAAGGGGGAAATATGTTGACTAATCTATATTTCATTAGGCATGCTCATTCCATTTACACACCTGATGAATTGGAGCGGCCCTTATCTGAAAAAGGGTACAAAGATGCTGAGAGAATACTAGCTTTGATCCAACCTGACAATATTGATGTGGTAGTTTCCAGTCCTTATAAGAGGGCAGTTCAAACTGTAGAAGGTGTGGCGGAGTATTTTAATTTGGAGATTGAGATTTTTGAAGACTTGAAAGAACGCACGTTGACAGGTAAGCCCGCTGAAGACTTCGCAGCAGCCATCACAAAGGTCTGGGAGGATCCAAACTTCGCCTGGGAAGGCGGCGAATCCAATATGGAGGCGCAGGCAAGAGGTGTGAAGGTCATCCATCGCCTATTAGAAAAGTACGAA
Proteins encoded in this region:
- a CDS encoding D-Ala-D-Ala carboxypeptidase family metallohydrolase gives rise to the protein MVNAYQKMLVFSFTLMLGMVLSLVAAEEASAYNWTRTLSEGSSGTDVRELQIRVAGWAADSPQQTVVSVDGQFGPGTKAAVIRFQRAYGLTADGVVGPQTQAKLNELESPNGTKHFSYSEFYSKDGSGFNGGNVSATTVRENVRRMMYKLEAIRVKIGNRPMNVNSGFRSISHNRNVGGASNSQHTYGIAADISVSGVSTTTVRNAAKSSGFSGIYSEGSFTHMDSRVEYPYGTQYWWWE
- a CDS encoding MEDS domain-containing protein; its protein translation is MHSKMYQLFEEQRSVHVLYPYVGLKKYISTVVDFVLNGIMAGDYVILIENERNYRLIYRELSNRLTFEQFKFLHRVNNFDFYFTNGSYQPPAILEYFNKTVQPYVDKNLSFRTWSHVEWASVGDPIHLIEDIERTADEKVISLSFPLICAYEAEQMPIQLQTILFETHPYILFEENFISSELYNPLVDVE
- a CDS encoding MFS transporter, yielding MSSWKYPLLLIAGIGVSYLGSWIYLIALNISILNMTGSAAAVAGLYIIRPIAILLTNMWAGSVIDRVNKRKLMIWVDVARGGLVFLIPFIDSLWTIYFILLVINMVGAFFGPSSSVYITKLIPVSERKRFNSLLSMTSSGAFLLGPAIAGFLIMYVSTDICILINAVTFLVCAFFIFLLPDVDEKVENKREPIRLQTLMDDWNVVKDFSMKARFFITVYLLFQSAMLLGFALDSQEVTFIKQVLELSDRDYGLIVSLTGLGALGGAFVSALVAKKVSLKVYLGVGMLLTSVGYVAFYASYDFFTATAAFVFLGFFMAFANAGYATFFQNTVPVDIMGRFASIAEMFQGMVQIALTLLLGFAAEVFSLQFVCLIFSGVSTVFALVLLIAIIRPSKASYFREEVSV
- a CDS encoding histidine phosphatase family protein; amino-acid sequence: MLTNLYFIRHAHSIYTPDELERPLSEKGYKDAERILALIQPDNIDVVVSSPYKRAVQTVEGVAEYFNLEIEIFEDLKERTLTGKPAEDFAAAITKVWEDPNFAWEGGESNMEAQARGVKVIHRLLEKYEGENVAIGTHGNIMVLIMNHFDKQYDFSFWNGLDMPDIYKLTFDGDELVGVSRMWER